A window of Candidatus Poribacteria bacterium contains these coding sequences:
- the ptsP gene encoding phosphoenolpyruvate--protein phosphotransferase codes for MEVLTGIPASPGIAIGRAFLFQNDPKARRRSINPQEIAEEIRRLEEAVRITKEKLHEIHERLSSTTPSGTASMFQAQMLMLEDPMFLEKIHQEIEKSLVNAEWAVMKVGEELAETLAQVEDEYLRERSIDIKDVSRHILANLSGEERPDISSLREKVIIVAHDLAPSDTALLPKEKVMGFATDMGSRISHTAILARSLEIPAVVALGDISAKVTTGQRIILDGSRGKAIIDPDDETIARYEGIRLKFIEHERELSVIRDLPAITADGREVMLSANIEFPEELEALKHYGAKGIGLYRTEYFYLRKDTLPTEEELFEDYKNVAQTVSPDPVIIRTLDLGADKFVSYLGVPESISSMMGLRAIRLCLKYQEIFLPQLRAILRASVYGNVKLMFPMISGIEELRQAKSVLEKAKKELDDEGIPYNRDIEVGVMIEIPAAAVTSDILAKEVDFFSIGTNDLIQYTLAVDRGNEEISWMFEPFHPAVLRLIKYVIESAHNNDIWVGLCGEMAADPVFTLILLGLGLDEFSMNPASIPEVKGIIRASSYADAQEIAEEALKLSTAWEIEAYIWRIAMQRFPELLNWVGR; via the coding sequence ATGGAGGTATTGACCGGAATTCCGGCATCTCCGGGGATCGCCATAGGAAGGGCGTTCCTGTTCCAAAACGATCCGAAGGCAAGACGCAGGTCTATAAATCCCCAGGAGATCGCCGAGGAGATCAGAAGATTGGAGGAGGCCGTCAGGATTACCAAGGAGAAACTGCACGAGATACACGAAAGGCTCTCTTCAACCACACCCTCCGGCACGGCAAGCATGTTTCAGGCCCAGATGTTGATGCTCGAAGACCCGATGTTCCTCGAAAAGATCCATCAGGAGATAGAAAAGAGCCTCGTCAACGCCGAATGGGCTGTGATGAAGGTGGGAGAGGAGCTGGCCGAAACCCTGGCCCAGGTTGAGGATGAGTATCTGCGTGAGCGATCGATCGATATAAAGGATGTCTCCAGACATATATTGGCAAACCTTTCCGGTGAGGAGAGACCGGATATCTCGTCACTTCGGGAGAAGGTGATAATCGTAGCCCATGATCTCGCCCCTTCAGATACGGCGCTCCTGCCTAAGGAGAAGGTGATGGGGTTCGCCACCGATATGGGCAGCCGGATATCGCATACCGCCATACTAGCACGCTCCCTGGAGATACCCGCCGTTGTGGCATTGGGAGATATATCGGCGAAGGTTACAACAGGGCAGAGGATCATACTGGACGGCAGCCGCGGCAAAGCCATCATAGACCCCGACGACGAGACGATAGCCCGATATGAGGGGATAAGGCTCAAATTCATAGAGCATGAGCGGGAGTTGAGCGTTATAAGGGATCTCCCAGCCATCACCGCCGATGGCCGCGAGGTAATGTTGTCGGCCAACATAGAGTTCCCCGAGGAGCTAGAGGCCCTCAAGCATTACGGCGCCAAGGGGATAGGGCTTTACAGAACCGAATACTTCTACCTGCGTAAGGATACCCTCCCAACGGAGGAGGAGCTCTTCGAGGATTATAAGAACGTCGCTCAGACCGTCTCGCCCGATCCGGTGATCATAAGGACGCTGGATCTGGGAGCGGATAAGTTCGTCTCATACCTCGGAGTGCCTGAGAGCATAAGCTCGATGATGGGCCTCCGCGCCATCAGGCTCTGCCTCAAATATCAGGAGATATTCCTGCCACAGCTTAGGGCCATACTCAGGGCGAGCGTATATGGAAATGTGAAGCTGATGTTCCCCATGATCTCGGGCATAGAGGAGCTCAGACAGGCCAAATCGGTCCTGGAAAAGGCGAAGAAGGAACTAGATGACGAAGGGATACCTTATAACCGAGATATAGAGGTGGGCGTGATGATCGAGATACCGGCGGCGGCCGTCACATCGGATATCCTGGCCAAAGAGGTGGACTTCTTCAGCATAGGGACGAACGACCTGATACAATACACGCTGGCGGTCGATAGGGGCAACGAGGAGATATCCTGGATGTTCGAGCCCTTCCATCCGGCGGTCCTGAGGTTGATAAAGTATGTCATCGAATCGGCCCATAACAACGACATCTGGGTCGGTCTATGTGGCGAGATGGCCGCCGATCCCGTCTTCACCTTGATACTGCTCGGTTTGGGACTGGATGAGTTCAGCATGAACCCCGCCTCCATACCGGAGGTCAAAGGGATAATCAGGGCCTCGTCCTACGCCGACGCCCAGGAGATCGCCGAAGAGGCCTTGAAGCTCTCCACGGCATGGGAGATAGAGGCGTATATATGGAGGATAGCCATGCAGAGATTCCCCGAACTGTTGAATTGGGTGGGAAGATGA
- a CDS encoding HPr family phosphocarrier protein, protein MVKREVTITNPLGLHARPAAMLVKEANKYPCDIYIAKGNMKVNAKSIMGVLMLAAGKGSVITLIADGEKAEEALDNLERLIKSNFDEE, encoded by the coding sequence ATGGTGAAGAGAGAGGTAACCATAACCAACCCGCTCGGATTGCATGCTCGGCCCGCGGCCATGTTGGTTAAGGAGGCGAACAAATATCCCTGCGATATATATATCGCCAAGGGGAATATGAAGGTGAACGCCAAAAGCATCATGGGCGTCTTGATGCTGGCAGCGGGTAAGGGCAGTGTGATCACGCTTATAGCAGATGGGGAGAAAGCGGAGGAGGCGCTCGATAACCTCGAACGATTGATTAAAAGTAACTTCGATGAGGAGTGA
- a CDS encoding PTS system mannose/fructose/sorbose family transporter subunit IID yields the protein MKGKTITLLDVILRAFLIQLPFDARRMQGTGFLFSISPLLRRLYADDDLAKAYKRHLGYFNTHPYMASVILGAVAAAEEKGEADRAIEMKKLLAAPLASIGDDLFWMALRPLAAIIGLQLLILGYGWGIILFLIAYNLPHLFIRTAGFYYAYRFGLEGTVRVMRKLKPKRIILFADISMAAFLGTMVGLMLVKGYVMSDLIASFGILAATSFAMMRLIGKARISAPTWALILISASILVARLVEIW from the coding sequence ATGAAGGGAAAGACGATCACCCTGTTGGATGTAATCCTGAGAGCTTTTCTGATACAACTGCCCTTCGATGCCAGAAGGATGCAGGGGACCGGGTTTCTGTTTTCCATCTCGCCTCTGCTGAGGAGGCTCTATGCCGACGACGATCTGGCGAAGGCCTATAAGAGGCATCTCGGTTATTTCAACACTCACCCGTATATGGCCTCTGTGATTCTGGGAGCGGTCGCCGCGGCCGAGGAAAAAGGGGAGGCTGATAGGGCGATCGAAATGAAGAAACTGCTCGCCGCCCCGCTGGCATCCATAGGCGATGACCTGTTCTGGATGGCGCTGAGACCGCTCGCGGCCATAATAGGACTTCAACTTCTGATCCTGGGCTATGGCTGGGGGATCATCCTCTTTCTGATCGCCTACAACCTCCCACATCTGTTCATCAGAACCGCCGGTTTCTATTACGCATACCGATTCGGATTGGAGGGAACGGTGCGCGTGATGAGAAAGCTCAAACCCAAGAGAATTATCCTGTTCGCGGATATATCCATGGCCGCATTCCTCGGAACGATGGTGGGGTTGATGCTCGTCAAAGGATACGTGATGTCCGATCTCATAGCCAGCTTTGGCATATTGGCGGCTACATCTTTTGCTATGATGCGTTTGATAGGTAAAGCCAGGATCTCAGCGCCTACCTGGGCTTTAATTCTGATATCGGCCTCCATACTCGTAGCCCGGTTGGTGGAGATATGGTGA
- a CDS encoding PTS sugar transporter subunit IIC, translating to MMSPAELIKIGLIGGILSFDYVSGLRLMLYQPIVAAPLTGYLLGDFSFGVTVGILLQLIYIGEVSVGASRADDVAIASVVSVASGAHMNVDGIAAASVAAGISFGHLGGLTDMWVTRLNPILVERIERRIERGKFGRLWFPLLMAAVTVFLISGMISAIGSLATGYAFRHLLSTPPRFVEIGLIWGERLIPAVGIAVLLNSLQIGFEKLVFIITCVVTLLALSLAGFNVGIAIGISVAAIVSGIWIGKDKV from the coding sequence ATGATGTCTCCGGCAGAACTGATCAAGATAGGACTCATCGGCGGTATCCTGAGCTTCGATTACGTCTCAGGGTTGAGGTTGATGCTCTATCAGCCGATCGTGGCAGCGCCGCTGACCGGTTATCTGCTCGGTGATTTCAGCTTCGGGGTTACCGTTGGCATATTGCTCCAGCTTATATATATAGGTGAGGTCTCGGTCGGGGCAAGCAGAGCCGACGATGTCGCCATCGCCTCCGTCGTCTCGGTCGCTTCCGGAGCTCATATGAACGTGGATGGGATCGCGGCGGCTTCCGTCGCCGCCGGCATCTCTTTCGGTCATCTGGGTGGCTTGACCGATATGTGGGTCACCAGATTGAATCCCATCCTCGTCGAGAGGATCGAGAGACGAATTGAACGGGGGAAATTCGGAAGGCTGTGGTTTCCCCTGCTGATGGCGGCGGTAACGGTCTTTCTGATCTCCGGGATGATCTCAGCGATCGGCTCCCTGGCGACGGGTTATGCCTTTAGGCATCTTTTGAGCACTCCGCCTCGATTTGTGGAAATAGGTCTTATCTGGGGCGAACGGCTGATACCGGCTGTGGGCATAGCCGTCCTTCTCAACTCACTTCAGATCGGGTTTGAGAAGCTCGTCTTCATCATCACCTGTGTGGTGACCCTCTTAGCTCTTTCGCTGGCGGGATTCAATGTTGGAATCGCCATCGGGATATCGGTCGCGGCGATCGTATCAGGCATTTGGATCGGGAAGGACAAGGTATGA
- a CDS encoding PTS sugar transporter subunit IIB: MLILARIDDRLIHGQVTVGWAKPLNANSIMVADDAGAKDEFRRALITMAAPADMEVEVLPIKVAAEELKGENLRPRKLILLLSSPSDALRLVKDGAPIGKFNIGGLHFAPGKRKYMDALFLDERDLKAIRELLRAGVRLEYKPLPTDAGMDVSEIIRG; encoded by the coding sequence ATGCTTATCCTCGCTAGGATAGATGACAGGCTTATACACGGGCAGGTAACGGTCGGATGGGCCAAACCTCTCAACGCCAACTCCATAATGGTCGCCGATGATGCCGGAGCAAAGGACGAGTTCCGCAGGGCGCTTATAACTATGGCTGCCCCCGCCGATATGGAGGTGGAGGTGCTTCCCATCAAGGTGGCCGCTGAGGAGCTGAAGGGGGAGAATCTGAGACCGAGGAAGCTCATTTTGCTTCTCTCATCCCCCTCCGACGCCCTGAGGCTCGTCAAGGATGGAGCTCCTATCGGGAAGTTCAACATAGGTGGTCTTCATTTCGCCCCGGGCAAGAGAAAATACATGGATGCCCTGTTCCTGGACGAGCGGGATCTTAAGGCGATCAGGGAGCTTCTGAGAGCGGGCGTGAGATTGGAGTATAAACCGCTGCCAACCGATGCCGGGATGGACGTGTCTGAGATAATTCGGGGATGA
- a CDS encoding PTS sugar transporter subunit IIA, protein MSVGVIVTGHGRLASAMLEAAEQIMGRQSNIAAVDMHREDGESVMRDKIKRAIEGMKDRIEGTLILTDLFGGSSCTLCLSLGGDMDVKILCGVNMPMLLRALTYKDLLPLDELADKVYQAGREGIVDAGERLREACLSSLG, encoded by the coding sequence ATGAGCGTCGGAGTTATCGTGACAGGACACGGAAGACTGGCCTCAGCTATGCTTGAGGCGGCCGAACAGATAATGGGACGTCAGAGTAACATCGCCGCTGTGGATATGCACAGGGAGGACGGCGAATCAGTTATGAGGGATAAGATCAAAAGGGCGATCGAAGGGATGAAAGATAGGATAGAGGGAACGCTGATCCTGACCGATCTGTTCGGCGGGAGCTCCTGCACCCTCTGCCTTTCCCTGGGAGGAGATATGGACGTCAAGATCCTCTGTGGCGTGAACATGCCGATGCTGTTGAGGGCTTTGACCTACAAGGATCTTCTCCCCCTGGACGAGCTGGCCGATAAGGTCTATCAGGCCGGACGGGAAGGGATAGTGGATGCCGGCGAGAGATTGAGGGAGGCATGCTTATCCTCGCTAGGATAG
- the hprK gene encoding HPr(Ser) kinase/phosphatase → MPQSITVGKLYARMRYELQMELVTGEGGLDRRIEVAEVNRPGLALCGYYDYFAYDRIQVLGNGEISYLQTLTSHQRSEIFERFLSYEIPCIVITRGLPIPEELTLKAGKADIPVFSSSLATPVFTARLHLFLEEEFGPYEVVHGDLMEIFGIGVLILGESGIGKSECALDLIRRGHRLIADDAVLLKRVTGHRIFGTSANPHLRRYMEVRGVGIIDVVTLFGVTALRRRKRVELVVTLERWDENKEYNRSGLDEDYYFILGERLPHVTIPVQPGRNTSIVVEVAAMNLRAKKMGIYSAKQLEETLIERMTGDRALEEPIDIIEEDWGEDLEI, encoded by the coding sequence ATGCCTCAGAGTATAACCGTCGGAAAACTATATGCGAGGATGAGATATGAGCTCCAGATGGAGCTGGTGACGGGCGAAGGGGGACTGGATAGGAGGATCGAGGTGGCGGAGGTTAACCGCCCGGGGTTGGCGCTCTGCGGATATTACGACTATTTCGCCTATGACCGGATCCAAGTTCTGGGTAACGGGGAGATCTCGTATCTCCAAACCCTAACCTCCCATCAGCGGAGCGAGATCTTCGAGAGGTTCCTCTCATATGAGATACCCTGTATCGTGATCACCAGGGGGCTCCCGATCCCAGAGGAACTCACCCTCAAGGCGGGTAAAGCGGATATACCGGTTTTCTCCAGCAGCCTGGCGACCCCTGTCTTCACAGCCAGGTTGCATCTCTTTCTGGAGGAGGAGTTCGGGCCATATGAGGTCGTGCACGGCGACCTCATGGAGATTTTCGGGATAGGCGTCCTGATATTAGGAGAAAGCGGCATCGGCAAAAGCGAGTGTGCGCTCGATCTCATCCGCCGCGGACATCGCCTGATAGCCGACGATGCCGTGTTGCTCAAGAGGGTAACCGGACATAGGATCTTCGGCACAAGCGCCAACCCTCATCTCAGACGCTATATGGAGGTTAGGGGGGTGGGCATAATAGATGTCGTGACCCTCTTCGGCGTGACGGCGCTTAGGAGACGTAAACGCGTGGAGCTCGTCGTCACTCTGGAGAGATGGGATGAGAACAAGGAGTATAACCGATCAGGGCTAGATGAGGATTACTACTTCATACTCGGCGAGAGGCTCCCGCACGTGACCATTCCCGTCCAGCCGGGTAGAAACACCTCCATAGTGGTCGAGGTGGCAGCTATGAATTTACGGGCTAAAAAAATGGGGATCTACTCGGCCAAGCAGCTCGAGGAAACGCTCATCGAGAGGATGACAGGCGATAGGGCCCTCGAGGAACCGATCGACATCATCGAGGAGGATTGGGGAGAGGATCTTGAGATATGA
- the raiA gene encoding ribosome-associated translation inhibitor RaiA — MEIYINTRNLDLTDDIYRYVHKKLSKAEHFYGGITEAHVIIETVKYHTYTVEVSLLGRHVAFHAQADGETVFSAIDGVVDKIERQVRRYKERIKGRKHKLPQREVVMELSQKGRIEEGMEDEEEEDVVRVTDKFAPKPMSLDEAIMQFKLSDDDLFVFVNSQTNSVNVLFRMKNGKIGWIEPVFD, encoded by the coding sequence ATGGAGATTTACATAAACACGAGAAACCTTGATCTGACCGATGACATCTATCGATATGTCCATAAAAAGCTCTCCAAGGCGGAACATTTCTACGGCGGGATAACCGAGGCGCATGTCATAATAGAGACCGTCAAATATCATACCTACACCGTTGAAGTTTCACTTCTAGGCAGACACGTCGCCTTCCACGCTCAGGCGGATGGCGAGACGGTCTTTTCGGCCATAGACGGAGTCGTCGATAAGATCGAAAGACAGGTCAGGAGATACAAGGAGAGGATCAAAGGTAGAAAGCATAAACTCCCACAGCGCGAGGTGGTCATGGAGCTTAGCCAGAAAGGGAGGATCGAAGAGGGGATGGAGGACGAGGAGGAAGAGGATGTGGTCAGGGTGACCGATAAGTTCGCCCCTAAACCGATGTCTCTGGATGAGGCGATCATGCAATTCAAACTCTCCGACGACGATCTGTTCGTCTTCGTCAACTCCCAGACGAACTCCGTCAACGTCCTTTTCAGGATGAAGAACGGGAAGATAGGATGGATTGAACCGGTGTTTGACTGA
- the rpoN gene encoding RNA polymerase factor sigma-54, translating to MRISPSLQQMQKIVMTQKLQQAIQVLAMNRIELQQFLEQAIEQNPILEIEDDLEDEITLQQELDSRDLEVKICPICGAEVPLDYKRCPNCGAPLNSIQEDEDEMPDIDLDSVFDDTISMTERLTWEEEEEEDRPKNDIPEPISFQDYLMAQFGMLKLSDEESRIGEAIIGYIGDDGLLSVSTDQIADTLGVENEKVEKVLKIIQESLDPVGVGARDVRESLLIQLKAAGEEESLAARIVRDHFDDLLQNRIPKIAKDLNVEIDEVLEAIDHLRSFNPKPGNGFGMISRGSEIIPDVTLEEVDGEYRVISNDEGLPRLRINRRYLDMLKNKDSLSPEDREWLENYWHKAVELMKMVEQRRQTVKRVTEAIFNVQRDFLEKGFKYLKPLTLKQIADMVGVHESTVSRVVNGKYVQTPMGVFELRQFFSSGLKTETGSQASSTSVKEMIKEMIESEDPSNPLSDSEIVEKLAEKGIKVARRTVNKYRAELGIPPSSKRRKKW from the coding sequence ATGAGGATATCACCTTCCCTTCAACAGATGCAGAAAATCGTAATGACCCAGAAGCTGCAGCAGGCCATTCAGGTATTGGCGATGAACAGGATCGAGCTACAGCAGTTCCTCGAACAGGCGATAGAGCAGAACCCGATCTTGGAGATCGAGGATGACCTGGAGGACGAGATCACCCTGCAACAGGAACTGGATAGTCGCGATCTGGAGGTGAAGATCTGCCCGATATGTGGAGCTGAGGTGCCGTTGGATTACAAGAGATGCCCCAACTGCGGCGCTCCCCTCAACTCGATCCAGGAGGATGAGGATGAGATGCCCGACATAGATCTCGACTCCGTGTTCGATGACACCATAAGCATGACGGAGAGATTGACCTGGGAGGAGGAAGAGGAGGAGGATAGACCCAAAAACGATATCCCGGAGCCGATCTCCTTCCAGGATTACCTGATGGCCCAGTTTGGAATGTTGAAGCTGAGCGATGAGGAAAGCCGTATAGGCGAGGCGATCATAGGGTATATCGGGGATGACGGACTGCTCTCCGTTAGCACGGATCAGATCGCCGATACACTTGGGGTGGAGAATGAGAAGGTCGAAAAGGTGCTCAAAATTATACAGGAATCCCTGGATCCCGTAGGGGTAGGGGCCAGGGATGTGCGCGAAAGCCTTTTGATACAATTGAAAGCGGCGGGGGAGGAGGAGAGCCTTGCAGCCAGGATCGTGAGGGATCATTTCGATGATCTGCTGCAAAACCGTATACCCAAGATAGCCAAGGACTTAAACGTGGAGATAGATGAGGTCTTGGAAGCCATAGATCACCTCAGATCCTTTAATCCAAAGCCAGGGAACGGTTTCGGAATGATCTCCCGAGGAAGTGAGATCATCCCGGATGTAACCCTTGAAGAGGTGGACGGGGAGTATAGGGTGATATCGAACGACGAGGGATTGCCCCGGTTGAGGATAAACCGCAGATATCTGGATATGCTCAAGAACAAGGATTCGCTTTCGCCCGAAGATAGGGAATGGCTGGAAAACTATTGGCATAAAGCGGTGGAGCTGATGAAGATGGTCGAACAGAGAAGACAGACGGTCAAAAGGGTGACTGAGGCGATATTTAACGTGCAGCGGGATTTCCTCGAAAAAGGCTTCAAATATCTTAAGCCCCTGACGCTTAAGCAGATCGCCGATATGGTCGGGGTACATGAATCAACCGTGAGCCGTGTCGTCAACGGCAAATACGTCCAGACTCCGATGGGTGTCTTCGAGCTGAGACAGTTCTTCAGCAGCGGCCTTAAAACGGAAACGGGTTCCCAAGCCTCCTCGACATCGGTCAAGGAGATGATAAAGGAGATGATCGAATCCGAAGATCCTTCCAACCCCCTGAGCGATAGCGAGATAGTGGAAAAGCTGGCCGAGAAGGGGATTAAGGTCGCAAGGAGAACCGTCAATAAATATCGGGCCGAGCTGGGGATACCACCATCAAGCAAACGACGAAAAAAGTGGTGA